A region from the Triticum urartu cultivar G1812 chromosome 1, Tu2.1, whole genome shotgun sequence genome encodes:
- the LOC125521049 gene encoding GPN-loop GTPase 3-like yields MGFAQLVIGPAGSGKSTYCSGLYQHCETVGRRIHMVNLDPAAEHFSYPVSTDIRELISLDDVMEELGMGPNGGLIYCMEHLEDNLDDWLDEQLENYLDDDYLVFDCPGQIELFTHVPVLRNFVEYLKRKNFTVCAVYLLDSQFVSDVTKYISGCMASLSAMIQLELPHINILSKMDLVSNKKDVEDYLNPEAQVLLSQLNRQMAPRFHKLNKALAELVDDYNMVNFIPLDLRKESSIQYVLSNIDNCIQYGEDADVKVRDFIPEEDD; encoded by the exons TCGACCTACTGCTCTGGTCTGTATCAACATTGCGAGACGGTGGGCAGGAGGATTCATATGGTCAACCTGGATCCAGCTGCAGAGCACTTCAGCTATCCTGTATCTACTG ATATTAGAGAGCTCATATCACTGGATGATGTCATGGAGGAGCTTGGGATGGGACCAAACGGCGGCCTCATCTATTGCATGGA GCACCTTGAAGACAATTtggatgattggttggatgaacAATTGGAGAACTACTTGGATGATGACTATCTTGTGTTTGATTGTCCAG GCCAGATTGAACTCTTCACTCATGTTCCAGTTCTGCGCAACTTTGTTGAGTATCTGAAACGGAAAAATTTCACTGTTTGCGCTGTGTACCTTTTGGATTCGCAG TTTGTCAGTGATGTCACAAAATACATTAGCGGTTGCATGGCTTCTCTTTCTGCTATGATTCAACTTGAGCTTCCTCATATCAACATCCTTTCAAAGATGGACCTGGTTTCCAATAAAAAAGATGTAGAAGA TTATCTGAACCCCGAGGCACAGGTTCTTCTGTCACAGCTGAATCGGCAGATGGCACCTCGGTTTCACAAGTTAAACAAGGCTTTAGCTGAACTG GTTGATGATTACAACATGGTGAATTTCATACCACTTGATTTGAGGAAGGAGAGCAG CATTCAGTATGTGCTGTCAAACATCGACAACTGCATCCAGTACGGGGAAGACGCCGATGTGAAGGTTAGGGACTTCATTCCCGAGGAGGATGATTAA